The Lycium barbarum isolate Lr01 chromosome 10, ASM1917538v2, whole genome shotgun sequence genome includes a region encoding these proteins:
- the LOC132613432 gene encoding disease resistance protein RGA2-like yields MDLFQESATFPSITMDVEVLVDMLRVKLYSVSNIARASNMHSQLRKLEHFIRLSEGKCHFDNLEAKRIKLELKLVLYDAEHVIDEYEIWSLQNRLLPSSTSSKVCGFFSYIAYRIRLWLEIRKLVNKLDKIGKYKIYIRLHSGGFSLFRARGLTHTRAFLHFSGVVGRDIDRDTVVEMLLKSGVVGRDIDRDIVVEMLLKSGNEANLFVFPVVGVGGIGKTTLAKLVYNDPRIVSHFQLRLWVHVSRVFKVEKLLEHIVNSVREDICENLDVNELQNLVQETVCEKNYLIVLDDVWNEDPVKWDELKKLLMVGACGTKILVTTRLEEVASMMGTVPAYCLKGLLSEDCLTLFLRNAFEQGQEVLYPNLVGIASDIVQKCEGNPLLLMIEGSSLCMETQEWKWNRIKNHAMWNSNQNDKISPALRVGYEQLPSNLKVCLAYCSIFPKGCVIEIDKLIQLWVAEDCMTVHDLALSAAGFEFCTVTSHIQNISDEVRHVAFSDYGLSGKELPASLLNNQALRTISFSVDGTGPMSTLYVENCIARFMQLKVLDISDSCFDELPSSVGELKYLRYLDISANGSIKELPHSINKLLSLQTLRVSHCAQLEGLPKDIGNLISLKHLYITTKQACFPDKAIGCLSSLRSLFIYSCNNLVSLSEGLQHLTSLRTLAIIGCPRLTFFPSAMKHLTALENLLIVDCEELTLLEWQDIEGLRMLRSLVIGGLREMESKDVQCLGSLQMLVLTGLPQLVTLPRWLEGASSTLQYLRVERCPNFAALPKWLENLTSLEKLEISKCMLCLKWWFFVPIIKDNRVNIAPSQPEVLWSYVAQTLQNASAPVLDPP; encoded by the exons ATGGATCTTTTTCAAGAATCTGCAACTTTCCCTTCCATCACCATGGATGTGGAAGTCCTAGTAGATATGCTTCGAGTGAAATTGTACTCTGTTTCTAACATTGCAAGGGCTTCGAATATGCATTCCCAACTCAGAAAACTAGAGCACTTTATTCGACTTTCTGAAGGTAAATGTCATTTTGATAATCTGGAAGCCAAGAGGATAAAGCTCGAGCTAAAGCTCGTTTTATATGATGCTGAACATGTCATTGACGAGTATGAAATTTGGTCTTTGCAAAACCGGTTGCTTCCCAGTTCGACATCATCAAAGGTCTGTGGTTTTTTCTCTTACATTGCCTATCGAATCCGATTGTGGCTTGAAATTCGAAAGCTCGTTAATAAATTGGATAAGATAGGCAAGTACAAAATTTATATCAGGTTGCATTCTGGGGGTTTTAGTCTTTTTAGAGCAAGAGGGCTCACGCATACACGTGCATTTCTACATTTCTCTGGTGTTGTGGGGAGGGACATCGATAGAGATACTGTTGTTGAAATGCTTTTAAAATCAGGTGTTGTGGGGAGGGACATCGATAGAGATATTGTTGTTGAAATGCTTTTAAAATCAGGAAATGAAGCAAACCTTTTTGTATTTCCGGTTGTTGGAGTTGGAGGCATTGGAAAGACTACTCTTGCAAAGTTGGTGTATAATGATCCAAGGATAGTTAGTCATTTTCAATTGCGTTTGTGGGTTCATGTGTCTCGTGTGTTTAAAGTAGAGAAATTGTTGGAACACATTGTGAATTCAGTTAGAGAAGATATATGTGAGAATCTTGATGTGAATGAACTGCAGAATCTAGTTCAGGAGACTGTGTGTGAAAAGAATTATTTGATTGTTTTAGATGATGTGTGGAATGAGGACCCAGTGAAGTGGGATGAATTGAAGAAGTTGTTGATGGTGGGTGCTTGTGGAACCAAGATTCTTGTAACTACTAGGTTAGAGGAAGTAGCTTCGATGATGGGGACAGTTCCTGCATACTGTTTGAAGGGTTTATTAAGTGAAGATTGTCTGACTTTGTTCCTGAGAAACGCCTTTGAACAAGGTCAAGAAGTGCTATATCCAAATCTTGTTGGGATTGCATCAGATATAGTGCAGAAGTGTGAGGGAAATCCCTTGCTCTTAATGATTGAAGGATCTTCATTGTGCATGGAAACTCAGGAGTGGAAGTGGAATAGGATTAAAAATCATGCTATGTGGAACTCAAATCAGAATGACAAAATTTCACCTGCACTAAGAGTCGGCTATGAACAATTGCCATCTAATCTCAAAGTCTGTCTTGCTTACTGCTCAATATTTCCCAAGGGCTGTGTGATTGAAATAGATAAATTAATACAGTTGTGGGTAGCAGAGG ATTGCATGACTGTACATGATCTTGCACTGTCAGCAGCAGGGTTTGAATTTTGTACGGTAACTTCTCATATACAAAACATTTCTGATGAGGTCAGACATGTGGCATTTTCTGACTATGGTTTGTCAGGCAAGGAACTTCCAGCATCCCTTCTCAATAACCAGGCATTAAGGACCATATCCTTCTCCGTCGATGGCACAGGGCCAATGAGTACATTGTATGTTGAGAATTGCATAGCAAGATTCATGCAACTCAAGGTTCTAGATATCAGTGATTCATGTTTTGATGAGCTGCCTAGCTCTGTTGGCGAATTGAAGTACTTAAGATATCTTGACATAAGTGCCAACGGTAGCATTAAAGAATTACCCCATTCAATTAACAAGCTGCTGAGCTTACAGACACTTCGAGTTTCTCATTGTGCACAACTTGAAGGGCTACCTAAAGATATTGGAAATTTGATCAGCCTAAAACACTTGTATATAACCACCAAGCAAGCCTGTTTTCCTGATAAAGCAATTGGCTGCTTATCATCTCTTCGTTCTTTGTTTATTTACAGCTGCAACAATCTCGTATCTTTGTCTGAAGGTCTGCAACATCTGACTAGCCTTCGCACATTGGCAATCATCGGCTGCCCAAGACTGACCTTTTTCCCAAGTGCTATGAAACACCTTACTGCTCTGGAGAATCTGTTGATTGTTGACTGTGAAGAACTTACATTGTTGGAGTGGCAAGATATTGAAGGGCTTAGGATGCTCCGGTCACTGGTTATCGGAGGCTTACGCGAAATGGAGTCAAAAGATGTTCAATGTCTTGGGAGCCTTCAGATGTTGGTGCTCACTGGTTTACCACAGTTAGTTACTCTGCCTCGATGGCTTGAAGGTGCTAGTTCTACTCTACAGTATCTGAGGGTAGAAAGGTGCCCGAATTTTGCAGCATTGCCAAAGTGGCTGGAAAATCTCACCTCACTTGAAAAACTTGAAATATCCAAGTGCA TGTTATGCCTTAAATGGTGGTTTTTTGTGCCTATTATCAAAGATAATCGTGTAAACATTGCACCATCACAGCCAGAAGTACTTTGGagctatgttgctcagactcttcaaaaTGCTTCCGCACCCGTGTTGGATCCTCCATAA
- the LOC132615933 gene encoding protein DUF642 L-GALACTONO-1,4-LACTONE-RESPONSIVE GENE 2-like: protein MASLFSLSFLLIFSLYISFASATIPHLDDLLENGDFEEGPRPSDLNKTVIVGKYSLPEWEISGIVEWVSGGPQPGGFYFPIPRGAHAVRLGNEASVSQHVHVKPNTIYSLTFGATRTCAQDEVLKVSAGGMSSDLPIQTLYSADGGDTYAWAFESTSDFIEIIFHNPGIQEDPTCGPLIDHVAIKEMPMATYTKGNLVKNGGFEVGPHVFKNFSTGVLVLPLKQDKYSPIPGWMVQFMKPAKYIDSKHFLVPSGNAAVELIGGRETGIAQIVRTVPKQFYNLTFTIGDANNDCHGSMTVQAFAGKASTEVSFVSQGKGWFKTAILEFQADKTRTTIAFYNPFYHTKIYDFGHMCGPVIDDVSLVHVRK from the exons ATGGCTTCCCTCTTCTCTCTATCTTTCTTACTCATTTTCTCTTTGTACATCAGCTTTGCTTCTGCAACTATTCCACATCTTGATG ATCTACTGGAAAATGGAGACTTCGAGGAAGGGCCAAGGCCATCAGATCTAAACAAAACAGTGATCGTTGGCAAATACTCCTTGCCCGAATGGGAAATCAGTGGTATAGTGGAGTGGGTATCCGGTGGGCCCCAGCCAGGTGGCTTCTACTTCCCGATCCCTCGTGGGGCCCACGCGGTTCGGTTAGGGAATGAGGCTTCCGTCTCTCAGCATGTGCATGTGAAGCCAAACACGATATATTCCCTCACATTTGGAGCCACCAGGACTTGTGCTCAAGATGAGGTCCTTAAGGTGTCGGCTGGAGGCATGTCAAGTGATCTTCCCATTCAGACACTGTACAGTGCCGATGGCGGTGACACTTACGCGTGGGCTTTCGAATCTACATCAGATTTTATTGAGATCATATTTCACAACCCTGGTATACAAGAAGATCCAACATGTGGACCACTTATAGACCATGTTGCAATCAAGGAAATGCCTATGGCAACATACActaaag GTAACTTGgtgaaaaatggtggatttgaaGTTGGTCCTCATGTATTCAAGAACTTCTCGACAGGGGTGCTCGTCCTGCCTTTGAAACAAGACAAGTACTCACCAATCCCTGGATGGATGGTTCAGTTCATGAAACCAGCAAAATACATCGACTCGAAGCATTTCTTAGTGCCTTCAGGAAATGCAGCAGTTGAATTAATAGGAGGAAGGGAAACAGGCATTGCACAGATCGTAAGGACAGTCCCCAAACAATTCTACAACCTGACTTTCACAATTGGCGATGCAAACAATGACTGCCACGGATCAATGACAGTTCAAGCATTCGCTGGCAAGGCGAGTACAGAAGTTTCCTTTGTATCACAAGGAAAGGGGTGGTTCAAGACTGCAATCCTCGAGTTCCAAGCAGATAAAACTAGGACAACAATAGCTTTCTATAATCCATTCTATCACACAAAAATATATGACTTTGGTCACATGTGCGGACCTGTCATCGATGATGTCAGTCTcgttcatgtccgaaaataa
- the LOC132614765 gene encoding protein DUF642 L-GALACTONO-1,4-LACTONE-RESPONSIVE GENE 2-like, protein MASLFSHSFILIFSLYSSFASANTVPYLDDLLENGNFEQGPKPSNMKKTVIIGKYSLPKWEISGIVEWVSGGPQPGGFYFPIPRGAHAARLGNEASISQYVKVKPNTIYSLTFGATRTCAQDEVLTVSAAGMSSDLNIQTLYSADGGDTYAWAFKSTSDLVKVTFHNPGIQEDPTCGPLIDHVAIKEMPMATYAKGNLVKNGGFELGPHVFKNFSTGVLVLPLKQDKYSPIPGWMVQFMKPAKYIDSKHFLVPSGSGAVELIGGRETGIAQIVRTIPKQFYNLIFTIGDAQNNCHGSMTVQAFAGKASTQVSFVSNGKGWSKTASFKFQADTDRTTIAFYNPFYHTKIHDFGHMCGPVIDDVSLVHIRK, encoded by the exons ATGGCTTCcctattttctcattcttttatactcattttctctttgtATAGCAGCTTTGCTTCTGCTAATACTGTTCCATATCTTGATG ATCTACTGGAAAATGGAAACTTTGAGCAAGGGCCAAAACCATCAAACATGAAGAAAACAGTGATCATTGGTAAATACTCCTTGCCCAAATGGGAAATCAGTGGCATAGTCGAGTGGGTTTCCGGTGGGCCCCAGCCGGGCGGTTTTTACTTCCCCATCCCTCGTGGGGCCCACGCGGCTCGACTCGGGAATGAGGCTTCCATCTCACAGTATGTGAAGGTGAAGCCAAATACAATATATTCCCTCACATTTGGAGCCACTAGGACTTGTGCTCAAGATGAGGTCCTTACCGTCTCTGCCGCGGGCATGTCAAGTGATCTTAACATTCAGACATTGTATAGTGCTGATGGTGGTGACACTTATGCTTGGGCTTTCAAATCAACATCTGATCTTGTTAAGGTCACATTTCACAACCCTGGCATCCAAGAAGATCCAACATGTGGACCACTTATCGACCATGTTGCAATCAAGGAAATGCCTATGGCAACATATGCTAAAG GTAACTTGgtgaaaaatggtggatttgaaCTTGGTCCACATGTATTCAAGAACTTCTCGACAGGGGTGCTCGTCCTTCCTCTGAAACAAGATAAGTACTCACCAATCCCCGGATGGATGGTTCAGTTCATGAAACCAGCGAAATACATCGACTCGAAGCATTTCTTAGTGCCTTCAGGAAGTGGAGCTGTTGAATTGATAGGAGGAAGGGAAACAGGCATTGCACAGATCGTACGGACGATTCCGAAACAATTCTACAACCTGATTTTCACCATTGGTGATGCACAGAACAATTGCCATGGATCGATGACAGTTCAAGCATTTGCTGGCAAGGCCAGTACACAAGTTTCCTTTGTATCAAATGGAAAGGGATGGtcaaagactgcaagcttcaagTTCCAAGCAGATACAGATAGGACAACAATAGCTTTTTACAATCCATTCTATCACACCAAGATACATGACTTTGGACACATGTGTGGACCTGTCATCGATGATGTTAGTCTCGTTCATATCCGTAAATAA
- the LOC132613433 gene encoding NAC domain-containing protein 86-like — MENNNENYNKNLLSDKEFFDWIPLGYRFCPKDCELIEHYLKKKINGEKLPTNDFREICTINLHHPQELCTTENMHQRGGKWYFFTSRERKHKKGSKPNREVKGKGYWKATGVDAEITKNDHIIGYKMTLDFYDQNKIKSQWKMHEFRLDRKSSPPDLDKYVLCEIYINTAAKNDNNDEAANSPNIDNNIIGQDDPSLEILNMYPYEEKMEHEQNFAGFNNNLEFGGDHQFGQEITTPNLISSSSNVHQLPNYGDHGNVCCFQGFDELGAVIKGGARI, encoded by the exons ATGGAGAATAATAATGAAAATTATAACAAAAATTTACTATCAGATAAAGAGTTCTTTGACTGGATTCCATTAGGTTATAGATTTTGTCCAAAAGATTGTGAGCTCATTGAGCATTATTTGAAGAAGAAAATCAATGGTGAAAAATTGCCAACAAATGATTTTCGAGAGATATGTACTATCAATCTTCATCATCCTCAAGAACTTTGCA CTACGGAAAATATGCATCAAAGAGGGGGCAAGTGGTATTTCTTCACTTCAAGAGAAAGAAAGCACAAAAAAGGCAGCAAACCAAATAGAGAAGTCAAAGGCAAAGGCTATTGGAAGGCTACAGGTGTTGATGCTGAAATTACAAAAAATGACCATATTATTGGCTACAAAATGACACTTGATTTCTAtgatcaaaataaaataaaatctcaGTGGAAAATGCATGAATTTCGTCTTGATCGAAAAAGTTCTCCACCTGAT TTGGACAAATATGTGTTGTGCGAGATCTATATCAACACTGCGGCTAAGAACGACAATAACGACGAGGCTGCAAATTCTCCCAACATTGACAATAATATCATTGGTCAAGACGATCCGAGTCTTGAAATTCTCAACATGTATCCTTATGAAGAAAAAATGGAGCATGAACAAAATTTTGCAGGTTTCAACAACAATTTGGAGTTTGGTGGTGATCATCAATTTGGCCAAGAAATTACTACTCCAAAtttgatatcatcatcaagtaaTGTTCATCAGCTTCCAAATTATGGTGATCATGGAAATGTTTGTTGCTTTCAAGGTTTTGATGAG